A stretch of Diabrotica undecimpunctata isolate CICGRU unplaced genomic scaffold, icDiaUnde3 ctg00000568.1, whole genome shotgun sequence DNA encodes these proteins:
- the LOC140431102 gene encoding uncharacterized protein, producing MSTNFKWLYINSKENPADCLSRGLEPNDIELHPLWFTGPKMLLDKNFAHNELPVQFPYPMPEQKEIKDLISNIVLKSPLSTLSPFVDGDGLLRVGGRLHNSNILYTQKHPIILPKASHVTDLIIRHEHLKLLHAGPRQVLSSLNLNYWLINGNREVKKNTKKCVICFKFKAKCSEQLMGSLPETRVCAARVFQNVGIDFCGPFLVKQSRIRKSISTKAYIALFVCFSVKAIHMELLSDLTTETFLAAFKRFISRRGKPLNVYCDNGSTFKVFGGLWEAGVKSAKYHIKRVMGTNELTYEQFNTLIVQVEGILNSRPLMAMSQDPTNLEYLTPGHFLIGAPITSFPEPDITEVPKNRIKFWNLCTQMQQHFWKKWHQDYLTQLQNRPKWKNKLPNLKEDMLVLLKEDNIPSFKWALARITKVIPGKDKMVRVVEVKTKNGTYVRSVTKVAVLPFYE from the exons CCAGCAGACTGCCTTTCTAGAGGCTTGGAGCCTAATGATATTGAGTTGCATCCCTTATGGTTTACTGGTCCAAAAATGCTGTTGGACAAAAATTTTGCTCATAATGAGCTACCTGTTCAATTTCCTTATCCAATGCCTGAACAAAAA GAAATTAAAGATCTTATAtcaaatatagttttaaaatcacCATTAAGTACGCTGTCTCCTTTTGTTGATGGTGATGGGCTTTTAAGAGTAGGTGGTAGATTACATAATTCTAACATCTTAtatactcaaaagcatccaataattttgccaaaggctAGTCATGTTACAGATCTCATAATAAGGCATGAACATTTGAAATTACTTCATGCTGGTCCCAGGCAAGTGCTAAgttcattaaatttaaattattggttAATAAATGGAAACcgagaagtaaaaaaaaatactaaaaagtgTGTAATATGCTTCaaatttaaagcaaaatgttCTGAACAATTAATGGGATCTCTACCAGAAACAAGAGTTTGTGCTGCTAGAGTATTTCAAAATGTGGGAATAGACTTTTGTGGCCCTTTTCTCGTCAAGCAATCGAGAATAAGAAAATCAATAAGCACAAAAGCCTATATAGCTCTTTTTGTGTGCTTTTCTGTAAAAGCTATCCACATGGAACTATTATCAGACCTTACTACTGAAACTTTTTTAGCAGCATTTAAGCGCTTCATTTCTCGCCGTGGGAAGCCTTTGAACGTATATTGTGATAATGGATCCACGTTCAAGG TTTTTGGTGGTTTGTGGGAGGCTGGAGTAAAAAGTGCCAAATACCACATAAAAAGAGTCATGGGCACAAATGAGCTCACATATGAGCAATTTAATACATTAATTGTACAAGTGGAAGGTATCTTGAATTCAAGACCACTTATGGCTATGTCACAAGATCCAACAAATCTGGAATATTTAACACCAGGACATTTTCTTATAGGAGCCCCCATAACCAGCTTTCCAGAACCTGATATTACCGAAGTTccaaaaaatcgtataaaattttgGAATCTCTGTACTCAAATGCAACAGCACTTTTGGAAAAAGTGGCATCAAGACTATTTAACACAGTTGCAAAATAGGCCAAAATGGAAAAATAAACTACCTAATTTAAAGGAAGATATGTTAGTCTTACTAAAAGAAGACAATATTCCATCATTTAAATGGGCACTTGCACGTATCACCAAGGTTATCCCTGGAAAGGATAAAATGGTTAGGGTTGTTGAAGTTAAAACCAAAAATGGGACCTATGTAAGATCAGTCACAAAGGTGGCAGTATTGCCATTCTATGAATAa